Proteins encoded together in one Paracidovorax wautersii window:
- a CDS encoding SMP-30/gluconolactonase/LRE family protein — MPHADAPQTPAGAASRRRFMAGALAATATGVAQAQAFDFKPNQRYPDPAVQVLDPSFTKYRLFSSSVEQIATGLRWAEGPVWVADGRYLLVSDIPNNRIMRWDETTGQTGVFPNPSNFSNGLARDRQGRLLACEHLTRRVTRTEYDGSITVLADRFEGKRLNSPNDIVCKKDGSIWFTDPPFGIGGHWEGDKAQSELPHALYRIDPDGRLDRVMEARFPNGLAFTPDEKQLYLVARTAEGRRQLQRYDVTARGGLANPTVVVESTTGALDGFKIDEDGNIWAGWGSNGGADSVAADLDGVMVFNPAGKAIGHIRLPERCANLCFGGAKNNRLFMASSHSIYALYVEVRGAV; from the coding sequence ATGCCCCATGCTGACGCCCCCCAGACCCCCGCCGGCGCTGCTTCGCGCCGTCGCTTCATGGCCGGTGCCCTGGCCGCCACTGCCACGGGCGTGGCCCAGGCCCAGGCCTTCGACTTCAAGCCGAACCAGCGCTACCCCGACCCGGCCGTGCAGGTGCTGGATCCATCCTTCACCAAGTACCGTTTGTTCAGCAGCAGCGTGGAGCAGATCGCCACCGGCCTGCGCTGGGCCGAAGGCCCGGTGTGGGTGGCCGACGGCCGCTACCTGCTGGTGTCCGACATTCCCAACAACCGCATCATGCGGTGGGACGAGACCACGGGCCAGACGGGCGTGTTCCCCAACCCGTCCAACTTCTCCAACGGCCTGGCGCGCGACCGCCAGGGGCGGCTGCTGGCCTGCGAGCACCTGACGCGCCGCGTCACCCGCACCGAGTACGACGGCAGCATCACCGTGCTGGCCGATCGCTTCGAGGGCAAGCGCCTGAACTCGCCCAACGACATCGTCTGCAAGAAGGACGGCTCGATCTGGTTCACCGACCCGCCGTTCGGCATCGGTGGCCACTGGGAGGGCGACAAGGCGCAGTCCGAGCTTCCGCACGCGCTGTACCGCATCGACCCGGACGGCCGCCTGGACCGGGTGATGGAAGCGCGCTTCCCCAACGGCCTGGCCTTCACGCCCGACGAGAAGCAGCTGTACCTGGTGGCCCGCACCGCCGAAGGCCGCCGCCAGCTGCAGCGCTACGACGTGACGGCGCGCGGCGGGCTGGCCAACCCCACGGTCGTGGTCGAAAGCACCACGGGCGCGCTGGACGGCTTCAAGATCGATGAAGACGGCAACATCTGGGCCGGCTGGGGCAGCAACGGCGGGGCCGATTCCGTCGCCGCCGACCTGGACGGCGTGATGGTATTCAACCCCGCAGGCAAGGCCATCGGCCACATCCGCCTGCCCGAACGCTGCGCCAACCTGTGCTTCGGCGGTGCCAAGAACAACCGGCTGTTCATGGCCAGCAGCCACTCGATCTACGCGCTGTACGTCGAGGTGCGCGGAGCCGTCTGA
- a CDS encoding TRAP transporter substrate-binding protein: MQLKTLVAAVVASIAALGAHATEFRSADIHPDDYPTVTAVKFMGERLKQLSGGKHTVRVYPNGALGGEKETIEQTKIGALQMVRINVGAMNNICPETLVPTMPFLFKSVEHMHKSLDGPVGQEILKACEKQGFVGLAFYDSGARSMFTAKKPVKSLADMKGLKVRVQQSDLWVSMLEAMGANATPMPMGEVYTGLKTGLIDAAENNYPTYESARAFEVAKYFSKTEHSMAPEMLLFSKRAWDRLSPEEQGWVRQAAKESVPHMRKQWAEREAKALATVKAGGAEIIEVDKAPFQAAMKPVYDKFITDARLKDMVKRVQDTQ, encoded by the coding sequence ATGCAACTCAAGACCCTCGTGGCCGCCGTTGTGGCCAGCATCGCCGCGCTCGGGGCGCACGCCACCGAGTTCCGCTCCGCGGACATCCATCCCGACGACTACCCCACCGTCACCGCGGTGAAATTCATGGGCGAGCGGCTCAAGCAGCTGTCCGGTGGCAAGCACACCGTGCGCGTGTACCCCAACGGCGCGCTGGGCGGCGAGAAGGAAACCATCGAGCAGACCAAGATCGGCGCGCTGCAGATGGTGCGCATCAACGTGGGCGCGATGAACAACATCTGCCCCGAGACGCTGGTGCCCACCATGCCGTTCCTGTTCAAGTCGGTCGAGCACATGCACAAGTCGCTCGACGGCCCCGTGGGGCAGGAGATCCTGAAGGCCTGCGAGAAGCAGGGCTTCGTGGGCCTGGCCTTCTATGACAGCGGTGCGCGCTCGATGTTCACCGCCAAGAAGCCGGTGAAGAGCCTGGCCGACATGAAGGGCCTGAAGGTGCGCGTGCAGCAGTCCGACCTGTGGGTGAGCATGCTGGAGGCCATGGGCGCCAACGCCACGCCCATGCCCATGGGCGAGGTGTACACGGGCCTGAAGACCGGCCTGATCGACGCGGCCGAGAACAACTACCCCACGTACGAAAGCGCCCGCGCCTTCGAGGTGGCCAAGTACTTCTCGAAGACCGAGCATTCGATGGCGCCCGAGATGCTGCTGTTCTCCAAGCGCGCGTGGGACCGCCTCTCGCCCGAGGAGCAGGGCTGGGTCCGCCAGGCCGCCAAGGAGTCGGTGCCCCACATGCGCAAGCAGTGGGCCGAGCGCGAAGCCAAGGCCCTGGCCACGGTGAAGGCCGGCGGCGCCGAGATCATCGAGGTCGACAAGGCGCCGTTCCAGGCCGCCATGAAGCCCGTGTACGACAAGTTCATCACCGACGCGCGCCTGAAGGACATGGTCAAGCGCGTGCAGGACACGCAGTAA
- a CDS encoding beta-propeller fold lactonase family protein, translating into MTARFLLKTLVPVAAAAALLVACGSTGTQPSTWVYVSNADSQDLSVYQLDHAAGALRHADTVPLGGQAMPMAVSPDKRTLYVALRSQPYRVVSLAIDPENGRLRKLGESPLADSMANIDTDATGRWLFAASYGGNKITVNRIGVDGQAGPVVQNIPTSPNAHAIHADAANRYVFATSLGGDNLSSWRFNPDTGQLTANDPALTSITPAKAGPRHFTWDKAQRRMYLLNELDASVHVLEYDAARGALRDLQRLSTLPAGFTGKPWAADLHLSPDGRTLYTSERTSSTLSAFRVDAASGQLQLLAQVPTEKTPRGFAVDSSGRFLIAAGQESHSVSVHPIDPATGVPGTPQRFPAGKNPNWVEIVDLP; encoded by the coding sequence ATGACCGCTCGTTTCCTCCTCAAGACCCTCGTGCCCGTGGCCGCCGCCGCGGCGCTGCTGGTGGCCTGCGGCAGCACCGGCACGCAGCCCTCCACCTGGGTGTATGTGTCCAACGCCGACAGCCAGGACCTGTCGGTCTACCAGCTCGACCATGCGGCCGGCGCGCTGCGCCATGCCGACACGGTGCCGCTGGGCGGCCAGGCCATGCCCATGGCCGTGTCGCCCGACAAGCGCACGCTGTACGTGGCACTGCGCTCGCAGCCGTACCGCGTGGTCAGCCTGGCCATCGACCCGGAGAACGGCCGGCTGCGCAAACTGGGCGAGTCCCCCCTGGCCGACAGCATGGCCAACATCGACACCGATGCGACGGGCCGCTGGCTGTTCGCCGCCTCGTACGGCGGCAACAAGATCACCGTCAACCGCATCGGCGTGGACGGCCAGGCCGGCCCCGTGGTGCAGAACATTCCGACCTCGCCCAACGCACACGCCATCCATGCCGACGCGGCCAACCGCTACGTGTTCGCCACCAGCCTGGGGGGCGACAACCTCTCCAGCTGGCGGTTCAACCCCGACACCGGCCAGCTGACCGCCAACGACCCGGCCCTGACGTCGATCACGCCCGCCAAGGCCGGCCCGCGCCACTTCACCTGGGACAAGGCCCAGCGCCGCATGTACCTGCTCAACGAGCTGGACGCGAGCGTGCACGTGCTGGAGTACGACGCGGCGCGCGGCGCGCTGCGCGATCTGCAGCGGCTGAGCACGCTGCCTGCCGGCTTCACCGGCAAGCCCTGGGCGGCAGACCTGCACCTGTCGCCTGATGGCCGCACGCTGTACACGTCGGAACGCACGTCCAGCACGCTGTCGGCCTTCCGCGTGGATGCGGCGAGCGGGCAGCTGCAACTGCTGGCCCAGGTGCCCACCGAGAAGACGCCGCGCGGCTTCGCCGTGGACAGTTCGGGACGCTTCCTGATCGCCGCGGGCCAGGAGTCGCACAGCGTGTCCGTGCACCCCATCGATCCCGCCACGGGCGTGCCGGGCACGCCGCAGCGCTTCCCTGCGGGCAAGAACCCCAACTGGGTCGAAATCGTCGATCTGCCTTGA
- a CDS encoding TRAP transporter small permease produces the protein MYTKICRTLARLCMWLGIIGLVAVICAVSWQVFGRYVLNNTPTWAESLALLLVLYVTMFGVAVGVRDAGHIGLESFLVLAPDWLRIKMEYLIHALILVFGLAMAWNCASLAGSVWDYKLPTLGISEGWKYVPATIAGALITLFSIEHIIALAQGREVEPAWG, from the coding sequence ATGTATACCAAGATTTGCCGCACCCTGGCGCGGCTGTGCATGTGGCTGGGCATCATCGGGCTGGTCGCCGTCATCTGCGCGGTGAGCTGGCAGGTGTTCGGCCGCTATGTGCTCAACAACACGCCCACCTGGGCGGAAAGCCTGGCCCTGCTGCTGGTGCTGTACGTGACCATGTTCGGCGTGGCCGTGGGCGTGCGCGACGCCGGCCACATCGGTCTCGAGTCCTTCCTGGTGCTGGCCCCCGACTGGCTGCGCATCAAGATGGAATACCTCATCCACGCGCTGATCCTGGTGTTCGGCCTGGCCATGGCCTGGAATTGCGCCTCGCTGGCCGGCTCCGTCTGGGACTACAAGCTGCCCACGCTCGGCATCTCCGAAGGCTGGAAGTACGTGCCGGCGACCATCGCCGGCGCGCTGATCACGCTGTTTTCCATCGAACACATCATCGCTCTGGCCCAAGGCCGCGAAGTCGAACCTGCCTGGGGCTGA
- a CDS encoding TRAP transporter large permease, whose product MTVPLLILSVSFTLFLLLGVPVAFSIGLSALATLLYEGLPLEVGFQQMTSGMGVFSFLAIPFFIFAGELMLYGGIADRIVNFARNLIGHVRGGLGMSNVVACTLFGGVSGSPVADVSAMGAVMIPMMKKEGYHADYAVNVTTHAALVGALMPTSHNIIIYALAAGGKVSIAALILAALVPALVLTISNLVAAYAVAVKRGYPKGTFPGWDIVARSFAAALPGLFVVVLILGGILSGIFTATESAAVAVLYALGLTIFLYKSLKWEHFIKAASKAVRTTGVILLLIGISSTFGYLISLYGVAELTGKMLAEVTTTPWMVFLLINIILFVLGTFLDMAATILLCTPIFLPIAQEYGMTSVQFGIVMLINCALGLNTPPVGTTQFVGCAIGGVSVGTVMRTIWPFYGALIFALGLVTFVPAFSTWLPSLFMVVK is encoded by the coding sequence ATGACCGTTCCATTGCTGATCCTGAGCGTGTCGTTCACGCTGTTCCTGCTGCTGGGCGTGCCGGTGGCGTTCTCCATCGGCCTGTCGGCCCTGGCCACCCTGCTGTACGAGGGCCTGCCCCTGGAGGTCGGCTTCCAGCAAATGACCTCGGGCATGGGCGTGTTCTCGTTCCTGGCCATTCCGTTCTTCATCTTCGCCGGTGAGCTGATGCTGTACGGCGGCATTGCCGACCGCATCGTCAACTTCGCGCGCAACCTGATCGGCCATGTGCGCGGGGGGCTGGGCATGTCCAACGTGGTGGCCTGTACGCTGTTCGGCGGCGTCTCGGGCTCGCCGGTGGCCGACGTGTCCGCCATGGGCGCGGTGATGATCCCGATGATGAAGAAGGAGGGCTACCACGCCGACTACGCGGTCAACGTGACCACGCATGCGGCCCTGGTCGGCGCCCTCATGCCCACCAGCCACAACATCATCATCTACGCGCTGGCCGCGGGCGGAAAGGTGTCGATCGCGGCGCTGATCCTCGCCGCGCTGGTGCCGGCGCTGGTGCTGACCATCTCCAACCTGGTGGCGGCCTACGCCGTGGCCGTGAAGCGCGGCTACCCCAAGGGCACGTTCCCGGGCTGGGACATCGTGGCGCGCTCGTTCGCCGCGGCACTGCCGGGGCTGTTCGTGGTGGTGCTCATCCTGGGCGGCATCCTGTCGGGCATCTTCACGGCGACCGAATCGGCGGCCGTGGCGGTGCTGTACGCGCTGGGTCTCACGATCTTTCTGTACAAGTCGCTCAAGTGGGAGCACTTCATCAAGGCGGCCTCCAAGGCCGTGCGCACCACGGGCGTGATCCTGCTGCTGATCGGCATCTCCAGCACCTTCGGCTACCTCATCAGCCTGTACGGCGTGGCCGAGCTGACGGGCAAGATGCTGGCCGAAGTGACGACCACGCCCTGGATGGTGTTCCTGCTGATCAACATCATCCTGTTCGTGCTGGGCACGTTCCTGGACATGGCCGCCACCATCCTGCTGTGCACGCCCATCTTCCTGCCCATCGCGCAGGAGTACGGCATGACCTCGGTGCAGTTCGGCATCGTCATGCTCATCAACTGCGCGCTGGGGCTGAACACCCCGCCGGTGGGCACCACGCAGTTCGTGGGGTGCGCGATCGGGGGCGTATCGGTCGGCACGGTGATGCGCACCATCTGGCCGTTCTACGGGGCGCTGATCTTCGCGCTGGGGCTGGTGACCTTCGTGCCGGCCTTCTCCACCTGGCTGCCCAGCCTCTTCATGGTCGTCAAATGA
- a CDS encoding SMP-30/gluconolactonase/LRE family protein codes for MGSLAELVVDARCATGESPVWRAAEQALYWADIPQGLLHRWSAGEVDAAGQHRQWRAPEMLACMAACEGAPGQWIAGLESGLFLLSLPAADGAGPVDALSARPLAAVAHAAAGMRFNDGRCDRQGRFVAGTMLLDMGAAARVGKVYRYGAAEAAAGAAPVDLLLGELIVPNGIAFSPDGRTMYLSDSHPQVQTIWAFDYDTDTGTPHSRRVFADMKPLPGRPDGAAIDVDGGYWICGNDAGLVHRFTPDGRLDRSLEVPVKKPAMCAFGGPRLDTLYVTSIRPAGVDLADQPLAGGVFALRPGTQGLAEPGFKQHA; via the coding sequence ATGGGCAGCCTTGCCGAATTGGTTGTGGACGCCCGCTGCGCCACCGGCGAAAGCCCGGTCTGGCGAGCCGCCGAACAAGCCCTGTACTGGGCCGACATTCCCCAGGGCCTGCTGCACCGCTGGTCCGCGGGCGAAGTCGATGCCGCCGGGCAGCACCGCCAGTGGCGGGCGCCGGAGATGCTGGCCTGCATGGCCGCCTGCGAAGGTGCGCCCGGGCAATGGATTGCGGGCCTGGAGAGCGGCCTGTTCCTGCTGTCGCTGCCCGCTGCTGACGGGGCAGGGCCGGTGGACGCCCTCTCCGCGCGCCCGCTGGCGGCGGTGGCGCACGCCGCTGCCGGCATGCGCTTCAACGACGGGCGCTGCGACCGGCAGGGCCGCTTCGTCGCCGGCACCATGCTGCTGGACATGGGCGCTGCCGCCCGCGTGGGCAAGGTCTACCGCTACGGTGCTGCCGAAGCGGCGGCCGGCGCCGCGCCGGTGGATCTGCTGCTGGGCGAGCTGATCGTGCCCAACGGCATCGCGTTCAGCCCCGACGGCCGCACGATGTACCTGTCGGACTCGCATCCGCAGGTGCAGACCATCTGGGCGTTCGACTACGACACCGACACGGGCACGCCCCACAGCCGCCGGGTGTTCGCCGACATGAAGCCGCTGCCGGGCCGCCCGGATGGCGCGGCCATCGACGTGGACGGCGGCTACTGGATCTGCGGCAACGATGCCGGCCTGGTGCACCGTTTCACGCCCGACGGCCGGCTGGACCGCTCGCTGGAAGTGCCCGTGAAGAAGCCGGCGATGTGCGCCTTCGGCGGGCCGCGGCTCGACACCCTCTATGTCACGTCCATCCGGCCTGCCGGCGTGGATCTGGCCGACCAACCCCTGGCCGGCGGCGTGTTCGCGCTGCGCCCGGGCACCCAGGGCTTGGCAGAGCCGGGGTTCAAGCAGCACGCCTAG
- a CDS encoding 2-hydroxyacid dehydrogenase, whose amino-acid sequence MSSPSRPRLLQIARLPLPVLEADLAQQYDVSCLADQADPAAFLAEHGASFSGLVTSAPVGARNDVLAALPHLRVISSFGVGFDALDIPYLQSRGIQVGYTPDVLNDCVADLAFALMLDVSRGVSASDRFVRGGGWSAGRFPVQTRVSGKRLGIVGLGRIGQAVAERAQGFRMEVSYFNRRPVPGSPYRYAESVVELARWADYLVLTVAGGAGTRHLVNRAVLDALGPQGFLVNVARGTVVDETALVDALSERRIAGAGLDVFEHEPQVPAALLALDNVVLTPHVASATHETRRAMADTVLGNLRCFYATGTVRVPVPGSRGSAAAAGQQQG is encoded by the coding sequence ATGAGCTCACCCTCGCGCCCCCGCCTGCTGCAGATCGCCCGCCTCCCACTGCCCGTCCTCGAAGCCGACCTGGCGCAGCAATACGACGTCTCGTGCCTGGCGGACCAGGCCGATCCCGCAGCGTTCCTCGCGGAGCATGGCGCATCGTTCTCGGGTCTCGTCACCTCGGCACCGGTCGGCGCACGCAACGACGTGCTGGCCGCTTTGCCCCATCTGCGCGTCATCAGCAGCTTCGGTGTGGGTTTCGACGCGCTGGACATTCCCTATCTGCAGTCGCGGGGCATCCAGGTGGGCTACACGCCCGACGTGCTCAACGACTGCGTGGCCGACCTGGCCTTCGCCCTGATGCTCGATGTGTCGCGCGGTGTATCGGCCAGCGACCGCTTCGTGCGCGGGGGCGGCTGGTCGGCGGGGCGCTTCCCGGTCCAGACGCGTGTGTCGGGCAAGCGCCTGGGCATCGTGGGCCTGGGCCGCATCGGCCAGGCCGTGGCAGAGCGGGCCCAGGGCTTCCGCATGGAGGTGTCCTACTTCAACCGGCGCCCCGTCCCCGGCAGTCCGTACCGCTACGCCGAATCGGTGGTGGAGCTCGCCCGCTGGGCAGACTACCTGGTGCTGACGGTGGCGGGCGGCGCCGGCACGCGCCATCTGGTCAACCGGGCGGTGCTGGATGCCCTCGGCCCCCAGGGCTTTCTCGTCAATGTGGCCCGTGGCACGGTGGTGGACGAGACGGCGCTGGTAGACGCGTTGTCCGAACGCCGCATCGCCGGCGCAGGCCTGGATGTGTTCGAGCACGAGCCTCAGGTGCCGGCCGCGCTGCTCGCACTCGACAACGTGGTGCTGACGCCGCATGTGGCCAGCGCCACCCACGAGACCCGCCGCGCCATGGCCGATACGGTGCTGGGCAACCTCCGGTGCTTCTATGCCACCGGTACGGTACGCGTTCCGGTGCCGGGCTCCAGGGGCTCCGCAGCCGCTGCCGGCCAACAGCAGGGCTGA
- a CDS encoding NAD(P)-dependent oxidoreductase: MHPENRLHRLLLTGAAGGLGVVLRERLRPLADVLRLSDVAPMAPATGAGEEVVPCDLADKAAVDALVQGCDAIVHLGGVSVERPFEQILEANIKGIFHIYEGARRHGVKRVVFASSNHVIGFYKQDECIDANARRRPDGYYGLSKSFGEDMASFYFDRYGIETVSLRIGSSFPEPKDRRMMSTWLSYDDLTQLVEKALFTPDVGHTVVYGASANRDLWWDNHAAAHLGYAPKDSSEPFRAKVEAQPAPAATDPAAVYQGGAFTAQGPFEG; this comes from the coding sequence ATGCACCCAGAAAACCGTCTCCATCGCCTTCTGCTGACCGGCGCCGCCGGCGGGCTCGGCGTCGTTCTGCGGGAGCGGCTGCGCCCCCTGGCCGACGTGTTGCGCCTCTCCGATGTCGCCCCCATGGCGCCTGCCACCGGCGCGGGCGAGGAAGTGGTGCCCTGCGATCTGGCCGACAAGGCCGCCGTCGACGCCCTGGTGCAGGGTTGCGACGCCATCGTGCACCTGGGCGGCGTGTCCGTCGAACGGCCGTTCGAACAGATCCTGGAAGCCAACATCAAAGGCATCTTCCACATCTATGAGGGCGCCCGCCGCCATGGCGTCAAGCGGGTGGTGTTCGCCAGCTCCAACCACGTCATTGGCTTCTACAAGCAGGACGAGTGCATCGACGCCAACGCGCGCCGCCGGCCCGACGGGTACTACGGCCTGTCCAAGTCGTTCGGCGAGGACATGGCGAGCTTCTACTTCGACCGCTACGGCATCGAGACCGTCAGCCTGCGCATCGGCTCGTCGTTCCCCGAGCCGAAGGACCGTCGCATGATGAGCACCTGGCTCAGCTACGACGACCTGACGCAGCTGGTCGAGAAGGCCTTGTTCACGCCCGATGTCGGCCACACGGTGGTCTACGGTGCTTCGGCCAACCGCGACCTGTGGTGGGACAACCATGCCGCGGCCCATCTCGGCTACGCGCCCAAGGACAGCTCGGAGCCGTTCCGCGCCAAGGTCGAGGCCCAGCCGGCGCCCGCGGCGACCGATCCGGCCGCCGTGTACCAGGGCGGCGCGTTCACCGCCCAAGGACCTTTCGAGGGCTGA
- a CDS encoding nuclear transport factor 2 family protein, which produces MIQRKVCAAAAAVALLVLSGCATSTAGSGASAEQAVATASERLRIAMIDPTPAALGQLVADDLSYGHSGGRVDTKSSFIGDLVAGKSDFVTIVITDQTVKVVGDTAIVRHTLTADTNDSGKPGKVQIKILGVWQKQGADWKLLARQAVRPPAA; this is translated from the coding sequence ATGATCCAGCGAAAGGTTTGCGCGGCGGCTGCCGCCGTGGCACTGCTCGTCCTGAGCGGCTGTGCCACGTCCACGGCCGGCTCTGGCGCCTCGGCGGAACAGGCCGTGGCCACCGCCTCGGAACGCCTGCGCATCGCCATGATCGACCCCACCCCGGCGGCACTGGGCCAGCTGGTGGCCGATGACCTCAGCTACGGACATTCGGGCGGCCGTGTCGACACCAAGAGCAGCTTCATCGGTGATCTGGTCGCCGGCAAGTCCGACTTCGTGACCATCGTCATCACGGACCAGACCGTCAAGGTGGTGGGTGATACCGCCATCGTGCGTCACACGTTGACCGCCGACACCAACGACTCGGGCAAGCCGGGCAAGGTGCAGATCAAGATCCTGGGCGTCTGGCAGAAGCAAGGTGCCGACTGGAAGCTGCTGGCCCGCCAGGCGGTGCGCCCGCCCGCCGCCTGA
- a CDS encoding tripartite tricarboxylate transporter substrate binding protein, protein MTTTRRLALLAGAALLCCNAMAQTAWPAKPIKLIVPYPPGGSSDIIARSISQPLSEALKQPVIVENKPGANGNLGADFVAKASPDGYTLLLCDVGALAISPSVYTKLQFDPSKDLRGVTMLAYSPHLLVVHPSVKANNLKELIALSKTSDLNFAVTATGSAPHLAGVALERASGAKWQYVPYKGGVTAIQDTVAGQTQILMNGMLATWPHVQSGKLKVLGVSKPTRMPLIGDVPTIAEQGITGFDSGTWQGILAPKGTPDAIVQQVNRALISVIRSADIRSRLAGQGAEVVTMTPQEQDQFFAKERARWAQVVNAAQIRLD, encoded by the coding sequence ATGACCACCACCCGCCGCCTCGCACTGCTCGCCGGTGCCGCCCTGTTGTGCTGCAACGCCATGGCCCAGACCGCCTGGCCTGCCAAGCCCATTAAGCTGATCGTGCCCTACCCGCCGGGCGGCAGCTCGGACATCATCGCCCGCTCGATCAGCCAGCCGCTGTCCGAGGCGCTGAAGCAGCCTGTCATCGTGGAGAACAAGCCCGGTGCCAACGGCAACCTGGGTGCGGACTTCGTCGCCAAGGCCTCGCCGGACGGCTACACCCTGCTGTTGTGCGACGTGGGTGCGCTGGCCATCAGCCCGTCCGTCTACACCAAGCTGCAGTTCGACCCCTCCAAGGACCTGCGCGGCGTGACCATGCTGGCCTATTCGCCCCACCTGCTGGTGGTGCATCCCTCGGTCAAGGCCAACAACCTGAAGGAACTGATCGCCCTGTCCAAGACGTCCGATCTGAACTTCGCCGTGACAGCCACCGGCAGCGCCCCTCACCTGGCAGGCGTGGCGCTGGAGCGTGCCAGCGGCGCCAAATGGCAGTACGTGCCCTACAAGGGTGGCGTGACCGCCATCCAGGACACGGTCGCCGGCCAGACGCAGATCCTCATGAACGGCATGCTGGCCACCTGGCCCCATGTGCAGAGCGGCAAGCTGAAGGTGCTGGGCGTCTCCAAGCCCACGCGCATGCCGCTGATCGGTGACGTGCCCACAATTGCCGAGCAAGGCATCACCGGCTTCGACTCCGGCACCTGGCAAGGCATCCTGGCGCCCAAGGGCACGCCAGATGCGATCGTCCAGCAGGTCAACAGGGCGCTGATCTCCGTGATCCGCTCGGCCGACATCCGCTCGCGCCTGGCCGGCCAGGGCGCAGAAGTGGTCACCATGACGCCGCAGGAACAGGATCAGTTCTTCGCCAAAGAACGCGCACGCTGGGCCCAGGTGGTCAACGCCGCCCAGATCCGCCTGGACTGA
- a CDS encoding FadR/GntR family transcriptional regulator encodes MSTLPKGLPAYPHGAELTVGTAVPVAPPVRRVRGLANVLVENVSAQIRDRLLTPGDKLPTESELMRAHDVSRTVVREALSKMQAAGLVETRHGIGTFVLPPRTSGVFRLDPSELAASVDVLAVLELRISLETESAGLAAQRRTDEQLHAMRDALDAFARNVAEHGDTVAHDFRFHLHIAKATGNPYFADIMNHLGTTLIPRTRIAAISKTDPGNAYLHRVNREHEEIYMAIARQDPESARAAMRIHLTNSRERLRAAQEAAKVS; translated from the coding sequence ATGAGCACGCTGCCAAAGGGATTACCCGCATACCCCCACGGGGCCGAATTGACGGTCGGCACAGCCGTGCCGGTCGCCCCCCCCGTGCGCCGCGTGCGAGGCTTGGCCAACGTGCTGGTGGAAAACGTCAGCGCACAGATCCGCGACCGCCTGCTGACCCCTGGGGACAAGCTGCCCACCGAGTCGGAACTGATGCGCGCACACGACGTCAGCCGCACGGTCGTCCGCGAGGCCCTGTCCAAGATGCAGGCCGCCGGCCTGGTGGAAACGCGCCACGGCATCGGCACCTTCGTGCTGCCGCCGCGCACCTCGGGCGTGTTCCGGCTGGACCCGTCCGAGCTGGCCGCCTCGGTGGATGTGCTGGCGGTGCTGGAACTGCGCATCAGCCTGGAAACCGAATCCGCCGGCCTCGCCGCCCAGCGCCGCACCGACGAGCAGTTGCACGCCATGCGCGACGCCCTGGATGCCTTCGCCCGCAACGTGGCGGAGCACGGCGACACCGTGGCGCATGACTTCCGCTTCCACCTGCACATCGCCAAGGCGACGGGCAATCCGTATTTCGCGGACATCATGAACCACCTGGGCACCACGCTCATTCCGCGCACCCGCATCGCAGCTATCAGCAAGACCGACCCCGGCAATGCCTACCTGCACCGGGTGAACCGAGAACACGAAGAGATCTACATGGCCATCGCCCGCCAGGACCCCGAGTCGGCGCGGGCCGCGATGCGCATCCACCTCACCAACAGCCGAGAGCGCCTGCGGGCCGCGCAAGAGGCCGCTAAGGTCAGTTGA